Proteins encoded in a region of the Candidatus Nanosynbacter sp. HMT-352 genome:
- a CDS encoding ferredoxin--NADP reductase, with product MRDSLEVEIVRVRQENPEVKTLYFARPFDFTTGQYITVFIDGSSVREGKAYSISSTPDDELISITVKNVGGEFSSYLCSRNVGDKLQISHAYGDFNPQTESPLVGIAAGCGLSPIWSVMASSSQPTFLYFSQKSPEYMVFENELAVSNIKVKKFSTRQQVEEKDGWFNGRFDIEKIVHEIPEDAHFLVCGSLPFVRDVWQKLFAAGVSELKISTETFFEQ from the coding sequence ATGCGTGATTCATTAGAGGTTGAAATTGTGCGCGTCCGTCAGGAAAATCCTGAGGTGAAGACGTTATATTTTGCGCGACCGTTCGACTTTACCACCGGACAATATATTACGGTTTTTATTGATGGTAGCAGCGTGCGTGAAGGGAAGGCTTATAGCATTTCTTCTACTCCTGACGATGAGCTAATATCAATTACTGTGAAGAATGTTGGTGGTGAATTTTCTAGCTATTTATGTTCACGGAATGTTGGCGATAAATTACAAATTAGCCACGCTTATGGCGATTTTAATCCGCAAACAGAAAGTCCTTTGGTTGGAATTGCTGCGGGCTGCGGACTTAGTCCAATTTGGAGTGTTATGGCAAGTTCTAGTCAGCCGACGTTTTTATATTTTAGTCAAAAATCGCCAGAATATATGGTTTTTGAAAATGAGCTAGCGGTGTCAAATATTAAAGTGAAGAAGTTCAGTACTCGCCAGCAAGTTGAAGAAAAAGATGGTTGGTTTAACGGTCGATTTGATATAGAAAAAATTGTTCACGAAATACCAGAAGATGCGCATTTTTTGGTCTGTGGAAGTTTGCCGTTTGTTAGAGATGTTTGGCAAAAATTATTCGCCGCCGGTGTGAGCGAATTGAAAATTTCAACGGAGACTTTTTTTGAGCAATGA
- a CDS encoding response regulator transcription factor — translation MRILLIEDDIAISRLLKEGLEDESYAVDVAHDGSEGYRTAVADEYDVIILDIMLPGMNGYEVCRALRNDGNKTPILMLTARDAERDIVEGLDTGADDYLAKPFSFDVLLARIRALLRRPNEKLEEILQVGDLKLDPSLKKVTRASQEINLTAKEYGVLEYLMRNKGKVLSKEQIISHVWDFDADVLPNNVELFIMFLRRKIDKPFKSKLIHTVSGFGYKLEEKL, via the coding sequence GTGAGAATTTTATTAATTGAAGATGATATTGCAATTTCTCGACTGTTAAAAGAAGGCTTAGAGGATGAGTCTTACGCGGTTGATGTAGCACACGATGGCAGTGAAGGCTATCGAACCGCTGTCGCCGATGAATATGATGTTATTATTTTGGACATAATGTTACCAGGAATGAATGGCTATGAAGTTTGTCGAGCCCTGAGGAATGACGGTAATAAAACGCCGATTTTAATGTTGACTGCGCGTGATGCAGAACGTGATATTGTTGAAGGTTTGGATACCGGTGCTGATGATTATTTGGCTAAGCCGTTTAGCTTTGATGTACTATTGGCCCGCATAAGGGCGCTACTTCGTAGACCGAATGAGAAATTAGAGGAAATTCTTCAGGTAGGGGATTTGAAACTTGATCCAAGTCTGAAAAAAGTTACGCGAGCTTCTCAGGAGATTAACTTGACCGCTAAGGAATATGGTGTTCTGGAATATTTAATGCGAAATAAAGGTAAGGTTTTATCAAAAGAACAAATCATATCACACGTTTGGGATTTTGATGCGGATGTATTGCCGAATAATGTCGAGTTATTTATTATGTTTTTGCGACGAAAAATTGATAAGCCGTTTAAGTCGAAATTAATTCACACGGTTTCTGGTTTTGGCTATAAATTGGAGGAAAAATTGTGA
- a CDS encoding sensor histidine kinase, whose amino-acid sequence MKQKRVQRLALSYLTVIMTLSVLFSGIIYAVTSTQLNRELPPDDHIKQSADIEDQFHHRLERRDNETREMVVISLIALNGAMLVFGYWLSLVLARRTLAPIERSIEQQAQFVSNASHELRTPLAALLLSNEIAMRKRVLTDEKARQVLGQNVEEIKKLTNLSNSLLDLAKSENALGSPESIDISEIIKEIIGQYSQVAKAKQVKIFRNIPDGQKVTLQVNAVRQILSILVDNAIKYAPQKVGEVKIWVRLNKNSVEFIVKDNGPGISSNDQKHIFERFYRADAARTRTDASGYGLGLAIAKTLADCCGYTIRIKSKPSAGAEFILVIPK is encoded by the coding sequence GTGAAGCAGAAGCGCGTCCAGCGATTAGCATTAAGTTATTTGACCGTAATTATGACGCTGTCAGTGTTGTTCAGTGGAATTATTTATGCCGTTACCTCGACGCAACTTAACCGAGAATTGCCACCTGACGATCATATTAAGCAATCTGCGGATATTGAAGATCAATTTCATCATCGGTTAGAGCGACGCGACAATGAAACGCGTGAAATGGTGGTAATATCTTTAATTGCGTTAAATGGTGCGATGTTGGTGTTCGGCTATTGGTTGAGCCTAGTGTTGGCACGAAGAACGCTGGCGCCAATTGAACGGTCAATTGAACAGCAAGCCCAATTTGTATCTAATGCTAGCCACGAGCTAAGAACTCCGTTGGCAGCGTTGCTTTTGAGCAATGAAATAGCGATGCGTAAGCGTGTGCTGACCGACGAAAAAGCTCGTCAGGTTTTGGGCCAAAACGTTGAGGAAATTAAAAAACTGACTAACCTTAGCAATTCGTTGCTGGATTTGGCGAAGTCGGAAAATGCTTTGGGCAGTCCAGAGTCAATTGATATTTCTGAAATTATTAAAGAAATCATAGGGCAATATTCTCAGGTTGCAAAAGCAAAGCAAGTTAAGATTTTTCGTAATATTCCAGATGGTCAAAAAGTAACTTTGCAAGTAAATGCGGTTCGTCAGATTTTATCAATTTTGGTGGACAATGCTATTAAATACGCGCCGCAAAAGGTCGGTGAGGTGAAGATTTGGGTCAGACTGAATAAAAATTCTGTGGAATTTATAGTTAAAGATAACGGACCGGGCATTTCGTCAAATGATCAAAAGCATATTTTCGAGAGATTTTATCGTGCAGATGCAGCACGGACTCGGACCGACGCGTCGGGTTATGGTTTGGGGCTGGCAATTGCTAAAACCTTGGCGGATTGCTGCGGTTACACTATTCGCATCAAAAGCAAGCCGTCAGCTGGCGCAGAATTTATACTAGTCATTCCAAAGTAA
- a CDS encoding O-antigen ligase family protein has product MVKKYINDVRFWLLAIIIFGDGFALHPSVGLSILDFPSLRVGLYQIVAIILLLFSLPLLLKKRQELLKNRWLIGGLLAIFIAITVGVFFAEARLRTALYSLSLLFLLAVGLSAGLIYGELSKSEKHKLIIIGLWSGLVFGILAIIQLIVATFEPTGFGTLCAGCKADVFGFPRINLFAAEPQFFANSLLPAFFLALFQSKSRLAKFSLFFTTIAISLTFSRGGFLAIFIAITALLIIAFVKRIDVSFVRKKLPIIFAGLLLGFALLFSSANIKYANTPFIAHNTFVSMVDQLSLGKIKIPQKSVAKNPSPKPAENVPSSNNSFQPAGFVEASANDRLSASDLAVKSWLSSPRTFFFGVGLGNLGNFIQKHLHVNVPADQTVYVFYILLLSGLGIVGLFTLLIAPLTITFFAIKNIRKIKAQFILSLTIAMFVHFWFFGSFINTIHCFAIIGIFLYNYPRDYAEKV; this is encoded by the coding sequence ATGGTAAAAAAATACATTAACGACGTTCGATTCTGGCTTCTGGCTATTATTATTTTTGGCGACGGCTTCGCCCTGCACCCCAGTGTCGGCTTATCAATTCTGGATTTTCCGTCACTGCGGGTAGGATTATATCAAATCGTTGCCATAATCCTACTATTATTTTCTTTGCCATTACTACTTAAAAAACGCCAAGAATTGTTAAAAAACCGATGGCTAATCGGCGGACTTTTGGCAATTTTTATCGCCATTACCGTCGGCGTATTTTTCGCAGAAGCACGCCTGCGCACCGCGTTATATTCATTATCGCTATTATTCTTACTCGCCGTCGGATTATCTGCTGGCTTAATTTACGGCGAATTGTCAAAATCAGAAAAACACAAACTCATCATAATCGGACTATGGAGCGGACTAGTTTTTGGGATTTTAGCGATTATTCAGCTCATCGTCGCCACTTTTGAGCCAACAGGATTTGGTACGCTTTGCGCTGGCTGTAAAGCCGACGTTTTTGGATTTCCACGAATCAATTTATTCGCCGCCGAACCGCAATTCTTCGCCAATTCTCTACTTCCAGCATTTTTCCTTGCGCTCTTTCAATCAAAATCTCGCCTAGCCAAATTTAGCCTATTTTTCACAACCATTGCCATATCTTTAACATTCTCCCGTGGCGGATTTTTAGCAATTTTTATCGCCATCACAGCCTTATTGATAATCGCTTTCGTAAAACGAATTGACGTATCTTTTGTGCGTAAAAAACTTCCAATCATCTTCGCTGGATTATTACTCGGATTCGCCTTATTGTTCTCATCAGCCAACATTAAATACGCCAATACGCCCTTCATCGCACACAATACCTTCGTCAGTATGGTCGATCAATTATCTCTCGGGAAAATTAAGATTCCGCAAAAATCCGTCGCCAAAAATCCATCACCAAAACCCGCCGAAAACGTTCCGTCAAGCAACAATTCTTTCCAGCCCGCCGGTTTTGTTGAAGCTTCCGCCAACGACAGACTTAGCGCTAGTGACCTGGCCGTAAAATCCTGGCTATCATCGCCACGAACGTTCTTCTTCGGCGTCGGGCTCGGCAACCTTGGAAATTTCATCCAAAAACACCTTCACGTAAACGTCCCAGCGGACCAAACAGTCTACGTTTTTTACATATTATTGCTCAGCGGCTTAGGAATTGTTGGACTATTTACTCTTCTAATCGCCCCATTGACGATTACATTTTTTGCCATAAAAAATATCCGTAAAATTAAAGCTCAATTTATCTTATCTCTAACCATCGCGATGTTTGTGCATTTCTGGTTTTTTGGCAGTTTTATAAATACGATTCATTGTTTTGCTATAATCGGCATATTTTTGTATAATTACCCCAGAGATTATGCGGAAAAAGTCTGA
- a CDS encoding LexA family protein — MKLTKKQKIMLDFIDGFIKGNGYSPTLREIMRALGYKSVSTVAKHVDNLVAAGFLEKQDGEVRSLTLSSEKKEVWWQNLAKEIKKREVKDDEKSRSEVEILKKALEIVRQ, encoded by the coding sequence ATGAAACTGACGAAAAAGCAAAAAATAATGTTGGATTTTATCGATGGATTTATAAAGGGCAATGGCTATAGTCCGACGCTTCGGGAAATTATGCGCGCTTTGGGCTATAAATCCGTATCAACAGTGGCAAAACATGTTGATAATTTGGTGGCTGCGGGATTTTTAGAGAAGCAGGATGGCGAAGTTAGATCTTTGACGCTGAGTAGTGAGAAAAAAGAAGTTTGGTGGCAGAATTTAGCGAAAGAAATTAAGAAGAGAGAAGTAAAAGACGACGAAAAATCACGCTCGGAAGTGGAGATTTTAAAAAAAGCATTGGAAATTGTCCGTCAGTAA
- a CDS encoding glycoside hydrolase family 16 protein, producing MLIRKRFLNTKVKILTGIMIAGLVISGSLLTLPTGQAKSVVSDDYPLNDSAHWNTEPIWRDEFDGTSLDRESWKVRSGGWGANHVQSCYRDREENVNVKNGNLNIVGLYKPGEKCSGNEKSGNFTSGFVETKGKKFWTYGYIEARIKMPNNKSTWPAFWMSPNESAYGSWPRSGEIDIVETKGSNLDYAAADAHWGISPGYKKHAQGKKLPAGFKDTTQWHTYGVKWTEGKLEYYIDGVKFHTINRFSQPNAANTPYGPFDKPFFLRLNLAIGGDYIDGNGSKWSNAYNALAEHPESFPATMSIDYIRIYERRTAKEVNVPDNNLRAQLNKKLAIELNTNRKDDQKITDVELEKLTDLNLDAADDISEAEKIHDLTGLEAANNLKSLSLKNNSVFDLRALSNIKSLKSISLTINR from the coding sequence ATGTTAATAAGAAAACGCTTTTTAAATACAAAAGTTAAAATATTAACCGGCATAATGATAGCTGGATTAGTTATCAGTGGATCACTACTTACCTTGCCAACTGGACAAGCTAAAAGTGTCGTCAGTGATGATTATCCACTAAATGATAGTGCTCATTGGAACACAGAACCTATTTGGCGCGACGAGTTTGACGGCACATCATTAGACAGAGAATCCTGGAAAGTGCGCAGTGGTGGATGGGGCGCAAATCATGTTCAAAGTTGCTATAGAGACAGAGAAGAGAATGTCAATGTCAAAAACGGCAACCTAAATATAGTTGGACTATACAAGCCGGGCGAAAAGTGTAGTGGCAATGAAAAAAGCGGCAATTTCACCTCTGGATTCGTAGAAACGAAGGGCAAAAAATTTTGGACCTACGGATATATTGAAGCTCGTATAAAAATGCCAAATAATAAGAGTACTTGGCCAGCATTTTGGATGAGTCCTAACGAATCTGCGTACGGTAGTTGGCCTCGCAGTGGTGAAATTGACATCGTAGAGACTAAGGGTTCTAACTTAGATTACGCGGCAGCAGATGCACACTGGGGAATCTCGCCAGGATACAAGAAGCATGCTCAAGGTAAAAAATTACCAGCTGGATTTAAAGACACCACTCAGTGGCACACTTACGGAGTAAAATGGACTGAAGGAAAATTGGAATATTACATTGACGGCGTGAAATTCCATACAATCAACAGATTTAGTCAGCCAAATGCGGCAAATACACCTTATGGTCCGTTTGACAAGCCATTCTTCCTACGACTCAACTTGGCAATCGGCGGCGACTATATTGATGGCAATGGTAGCAAGTGGTCAAACGCCTACAACGCTCTAGCTGAACACCCAGAGTCATTCCCGGCAACTATGTCAATTGACTACATTCGCATATACGAAAGGCGAACAGCCAAGGAAGTCAACGTGCCAGATAATAATTTACGTGCTCAACTTAATAAAAAATTAGCTATAGAACTTAATACTAATCGTAAAGACGATCAAAAAATTACTGACGTAGAGTTGGAAAAATTGACAGATCTTAACTTAGATGCAGCTGACGACATATCAGAAGCAGAAAAAATTCATGATCTAACAGGATTAGAGGCTGCTAATAATCTTAAGTCTCTATCCCTTAAAAATAACTCTGTCTTTGATCTAAGAGCACTCTCTAATATCAAGTCTCTAAAATCAATAAGCCTAACAATTAATCGCTAA
- a CDS encoding MarR family winged helix-turn-helix transcriptional regulator, with the protein MNKIQAKEVNLTTNEALILQQVYEDGGDDATILAGQVGLSRRTAMNVLVDLRRKGLMAIDQAYGDAWVKLTVRGKRLVQRIWPEAQAMAMTV; encoded by the coding sequence ATGAACAAGATTCAAGCAAAAGAAGTTAATTTAACAACAAATGAGGCGTTAATTTTACAACAAGTATATGAAGATGGTGGCGACGATGCTACGATTCTAGCTGGGCAGGTTGGTCTATCGCGGCGAACGGCAATGAATGTTCTGGTGGATCTGCGACGTAAAGGATTAATGGCAATTGATCAGGCGTATGGTGATGCTTGGGTGAAGCTGACGGTACGAGGTAAACGTTTGGTTCAACGAATTTGGCCAGAAGCTCAAGCGATGGCTATGACGGTGTAA
- a CDS encoding family 16 glycosylhydrolase translates to MLIKKRFLNTRLKAVAGLMTAAVIIGGSLVALPIDNAKGAGSPYPPTDSEYEKVWSDEFNGDSLDTNVWSPYVGGWNASAVQGCYKDSPENINVSGGSLNLIGLHKPGITCNKGKNKDFTSGFVETKDKKAWTYGYFEARIKMPNNKSTWPAFWMSPNEKRYGDGWPMNGEIDIVETKGSDLDYAAADAHWGKSTTNKMHKNSHKTDLPAGFSNTTDWHTYGVKWTEGKLEYFIDGKSYHTVEGFGQPNAANTPHGPFDVPFFLRLNMAIGGNYIDGPGGKWSNAYNVVAEEPSTFPATMSVDYVRVYQKREPKEVELKDTELRKLLNEKLGEKLGTTRATDQKITDVELEKLTDLNLDNSNITSLTGIEAAKNLKNLSLNHNSISNLSPLAGLTSLKTLSLKENKITDISPLAGLTSLTSLNLEDQQPSIKPTDKSFASPLKGLTGSVIPVTNSADVINSTATPGNIQLISLPANGASPILNTSWTRSVTLGTASATFSGTLAIDTSAIPRAAQPQPQPQPQPQPQPQPQPQPQPQPQPGNPSAAAHNPANKPQNTVSGLLANTGFNVFLGVIATLALVAAGLLILR, encoded by the coding sequence ATGTTAATAAAAAAACGTTTTTTGAATACAAGACTTAAGGCGGTAGCTGGATTAATGACCGCTGCAGTTATTATCGGTGGGTCGTTAGTCGCCCTGCCTATAGATAACGCTAAAGGCGCAGGAAGTCCATATCCGCCAACAGATAGTGAATACGAGAAAGTTTGGTCAGATGAGTTTAATGGAGATTCATTAGACACGAATGTATGGTCTCCATACGTAGGAGGATGGAATGCTAGTGCGGTTCAAGGGTGCTATAAAGATTCCCCAGAAAACATAAACGTTAGCGGAGGCAGCTTAAATCTAATTGGTCTACATAAGCCAGGTATAACCTGCAATAAGGGCAAAAATAAAGATTTTACTTCTGGATTTGTAGAAACAAAGGATAAAAAAGCCTGGACTTACGGATACTTTGAAGCTCGTATAAAAATGCCAAATAATAAGAGTACTTGGCCAGCATTTTGGATGAGTCCTAACGAAAAAAGATACGGTGATGGATGGCCTATGAATGGCGAAATCGACATCGTAGAGACAAAAGGTTCTGATTTGGATTATGCTGCCGCAGATGCACACTGGGGAAAGTCCACAACTAATAAAATGCACAAGAATAGCCACAAAACAGATCTACCTGCGGGCTTTTCAAATACCACCGACTGGCATACATATGGAGTAAAATGGACTGAAGGAAAATTGGAATATTTTATTGACGGAAAGAGCTATCACACGGTCGAAGGGTTTGGTCAACCAAATGCCGCAAACACACCACACGGACCATTTGACGTACCATTCTTCTTGCGACTAAACATGGCAATTGGTGGAAATTATATCGACGGTCCTGGCGGCAAGTGGTCCAATGCTTACAATGTAGTAGCAGAAGAACCAAGTACATTCCCAGCAACTATGTCAGTCGACTACGTTCGTGTATATCAAAAGCGAGAACCTAAAGAGGTTGAATTAAAAGATACGGAACTGCGCAAGTTGCTCAATGAAAAACTAGGAGAAAAACTTGGTACAACTCGTGCAACAGATCAAAAAATTACTGACGTAGAGCTGGAAAAATTGACAGATCTTAACCTGGACAATTCAAACATTACCAGCCTAACCGGAATAGAAGCTGCCAAAAACCTTAAGAATTTGTCATTAAACCATAACTCAATCTCAAACCTAAGCCCACTAGCTGGACTAACCTCTCTAAAGACTCTGTCACTTAAAGAAAACAAGATTACAGATATAAGCCCACTGGCTGGACTGACTTCCCTAACTTCACTAAATCTTGAAGATCAGCAGCCTAGTATTAAACCTACCGACAAATCATTTGCTTCACCATTGAAAGGTTTGACAGGAAGCGTAATTCCCGTGACCAACTCAGCAGACGTTATTAACAGCACGGCAACTCCTGGAAATATTCAGCTAATATCACTGCCAGCAAACGGAGCATCCCCTATCCTGAATACCTCTTGGACCAGAAGCGTAACACTCGGAACAGCTTCAGCTACATTTAGCGGTACTCTGGCTATTGACACATCAGCAATCCCTAGGGCAGCACAGCCTCAACCTCAACCTCAGCCACAGCCTCAGCCTCAGCCACAGCCACAGCCACAGCCTCAACCTCAACCTCAGCCTGGAAATCCGTCAGCTGCCGCTCATAATCCAGCTAATAAGCCTCAGAATACTGTAAGTGGTCTACTCGCAAACACAGGATTTAATGTCTTCTTAGGTGTTATCGCCACTCTAGCATTAGTTGCTGCAGGACTATTAATTCTACGATAA
- a CDS encoding ribonucleoside triphosphate reductase, which translates to MYKSIKKRDGRTAKFDRKKIEKAIEKAGLETGEFDVAQAIELTDKVLGVLETRNQKRLPSVEDIQDIVEDALIDSKFKKTAKAYIIYRDQHKKLREITSNAHVDLIDKYLENLDWKVNENSNMGYSLQGLNNYVSAEITKTYWLDKIYTSKIGQAHKEGDLHIHDLNLLSVYCVGWDLTDLLQEGFTGVAGKVASKPAKHFRSALGQVVNFFYTLQGEAAGAQAFSDFDTLLAPFIRADKLSYEEVKQAIQEFVFNVNVPTRVGFQTPFTNITLDLECPKHMADNPVIIGGEMQDTTYGEYQEEMNMLNKALLEVLSEGDANGRVFTFPIPTVNITKDFNWDNPVIESLWEASAKYGIPYFSNFINSDMDPEDARSMCCRLRIDNRQLEYRGGGLFGSNPMTGSVGVVTINLPRLALKSNNEKEFFKGLAELMDMAKDSLETKRKVLERLTDANLYPYTKFYLRNIKQRFNQYWKNHFSTIGLIGTNEAALNLLGVDIGTEKGKAFAEKTLDFMRDRLVEYQKETGNNYNLEATPAEGTTYRLAQLDKASFPDRAHFANGIGAEVKCPFYTNSSHLPVNYTDDLFELMDLQDNLQTKYTGGTVIHFFLGERMDDPQTLKKLVKTICENYKLPYFTFSPSFSICKNHGYIVGEHPECPKCGETTEVYSRVVGFLRPVSQWNKGKQAEFEMRERYDNAAEHQRLSAVAAA; encoded by the coding sequence ATGTATAAATCAATTAAAAAACGCGATGGTCGAACTGCTAAATTTGATCGGAAAAAAATTGAAAAAGCAATTGAAAAAGCAGGACTGGAAACTGGTGAGTTTGACGTCGCTCAAGCAATTGAATTGACCGACAAGGTTTTGGGCGTTTTGGAAACTCGTAACCAAAAGCGTCTACCAAGTGTTGAAGATATTCAGGACATTGTTGAGGATGCGTTGATTGACTCTAAGTTTAAGAAGACTGCAAAGGCGTACATTATTTACCGTGATCAGCATAAAAAATTGCGCGAAATTACCTCTAATGCACACGTTGATTTGATTGATAAATATCTGGAAAATTTGGACTGGAAAGTTAATGAGAACTCTAATATGGGCTACAGTCTTCAGGGTTTAAATAATTATGTTTCAGCGGAAATTACGAAGACTTACTGGCTGGATAAAATTTATACATCGAAGATTGGGCAAGCTCATAAAGAAGGCGACTTGCACATTCACGACCTTAACTTGCTAAGCGTTTATTGTGTCGGCTGGGATTTGACTGACTTATTACAAGAAGGATTTACTGGTGTTGCTGGTAAGGTTGCCTCTAAGCCAGCTAAGCATTTCCGATCAGCACTTGGTCAAGTTGTAAACTTCTTTTACACATTACAGGGCGAAGCGGCTGGTGCTCAAGCTTTTTCTGATTTTGATACACTATTAGCACCGTTTATCCGCGCCGACAAATTGAGCTATGAAGAAGTAAAACAGGCTATTCAAGAATTCGTCTTTAATGTTAATGTGCCGACTCGTGTTGGCTTTCAGACACCGTTTACTAACATTACACTTGACCTTGAATGTCCAAAGCATATGGCAGATAATCCAGTGATTATTGGTGGCGAAATGCAGGACACGACATATGGCGAATATCAAGAAGAAATGAATATGCTAAACAAGGCTCTGCTGGAGGTTCTTTCTGAGGGCGACGCTAACGGTCGAGTCTTTACCTTCCCAATTCCAACGGTCAATATCACCAAGGATTTCAACTGGGATAATCCAGTGATTGAAAGTTTGTGGGAGGCTAGCGCTAAATACGGCATTCCGTACTTCTCAAACTTCATTAATTCTGACATGGATCCAGAAGATGCGCGCTCGATGTGCTGTCGATTGCGTATTGATAATCGTCAATTGGAATATCGTGGCGGCGGATTATTTGGCTCAAATCCAATGACTGGTTCGGTTGGTGTGGTGACAATAAACTTGCCACGACTGGCGCTAAAATCCAATAACGAGAAAGAGTTCTTTAAGGGCTTGGCTGAACTTATGGATATGGCAAAGGACAGCCTGGAAACCAAGCGCAAAGTTTTGGAGCGATTGACCGACGCTAATTTGTATCCGTACACCAAGTTTTATTTGCGAAACATTAAACAGCGTTTCAATCAATATTGGAAGAACCATTTTTCAACCATTGGTTTGATCGGCACGAACGAGGCGGCGCTTAATTTGCTGGGCGTGGATATTGGCACGGAAAAGGGCAAGGCTTTTGCTGAGAAAACTCTTGATTTTATGCGTGATCGTTTGGTGGAGTATCAAAAGGAAACTGGCAATAATTACAATCTTGAGGCAACGCCAGCTGAAGGCACAACTTATCGATTGGCACAGCTTGATAAAGCCAGCTTCCCGGATCGAGCGCATTTTGCTAATGGAATTGGTGCGGAAGTTAAATGTCCGTTCTATACCAACTCAAGTCACTTGCCAGTTAATTACACGGACGATTTGTTTGAATTGATGGATCTTCAGGACAATTTGCAAACCAAGTACACGGGCGGCACGGTGATTCACTTCTTCTTAGGTGAGCGTATGGACGATCCGCAAACTTTGAAAAAATTGGTGAAAACGATTTGTGAAAATTACAAATTGCCATACTTTACGTTCAGTCCAAGCTTCTCAATTTGTAAGAATCACGGCTATATTGTTGGTGAGCATCCAGAATGTCCAAAGTGTGGAGAAACAACTGAAGTTTACTCACGTGTGGTTGGTTTCTTGCGTCCAGTTTCTCAATGGAATAAGGGTAAGCAAGCGGAATTTGAAATGAGGGAACGTTATGACAATGCCGCCGAACACCAGCGACTTAGTGCCGTCGCGGCAGCTTAA
- a CDS encoding anaerobic ribonucleoside-triphosphate reductase activating protein: protein MTMPPNTSDLVPSRQLKVSIGGIQKLSLVDYPGHVAAALFLSGCNMRCGYCHNPELVLPERLAPSLPVDEVMIFLKSRVGRLDGVVISGGEPTMSEDLPELCRMIKKLGFDIKLDTNGTHPDIVRGMVEEGLIDFIAMDVKGPLEKYVEIAARPIDLEAIKENVRFMIDSGIDHEFRTTIVREQLEVGDFEKIGELVKGAKRFALQHFRTGTTISPKFANYHTFTDEEFREAQKIMERYVGECVIH from the coding sequence ATGACAATGCCGCCGAACACCAGCGACTTAGTGCCGTCGCGGCAGCTTAAGGTATCAATTGGTGGAATTCAGAAGCTGTCGCTCGTGGACTATCCAGGGCATGTGGCGGCAGCTCTGTTTCTCTCTGGCTGTAATATGCGGTGCGGTTATTGTCATAATCCTGAATTGGTATTACCTGAACGATTGGCGCCGAGCCTTCCAGTTGATGAAGTGATGATATTTCTAAAATCACGAGTTGGTCGACTGGATGGCGTAGTGATTTCTGGCGGTGAGCCAACGATGAGTGAAGATTTACCCGAGCTTTGTCGGATGATAAAAAAGCTTGGTTTTGATATTAAATTAGATACCAACGGCACACATCCAGACATAGTTCGCGGAATGGTCGAAGAAGGACTGATTGACTTTATTGCGATGGACGTGAAAGGTCCGCTGGAAAAATATGTTGAAATTGCGGCACGACCGATTGATTTGGAAGCGATCAAGGAGAATGTTCGGTTCATGATTGATTCGGGAATTGATCACGAATTCCGTACGACGATTGTCCGCGAGCAATTGGAAGTCGGCGATTTTGAGAAGATTGGCGAGCTAGTTAAGGGTGCGAAGAGATTTGCTTTGCAGCATTTTCGCACTGGCACGACAATTAGTCCAAAGTTTGCGAATTACCACACTTTTACTGACGAAGAATTTAGAGAAGCTCAGAAAATAATGGAAAGGTACGTTGGAGAATGCGTGATTCATTAG